One stretch of Tenacibaculum sp. MAR_2010_89 DNA includes these proteins:
- a CDS encoding aspartate kinase: MRVFKFGGASVKDADAVKNVARVLQHEGTKNTLVVISAMGKMTNAFEALINAYYYKQDDLNEAFTFVRDFHYNMLQGLFTNKQASVYSKVINLFGELSGFMAQNNSVNYNYVYDQMVGYGELLSTTIVSEYLKSIGVLNKWIDVRSLIKTDSNYRDAKVNWENTEDIIQKNIDTNTLNITQGFLGGCNNETTTLGREGSDYTAGIFAYCLNAKSVTIWKDVDGVLNADPRVFNETRLLEEISYTEAIEMAFYGASVIHPKTIQPLEKKNIPLYVRSFDDLNKKGTKVSKGVLLNPLTSCFIVKKDQILISVSAKDFSFMVEENISYIFKKLHEHKLKVNLIQNSALSFSVCVDDKYNNFEKFYNELQEMYLIKPYKNVTLYTIRHFNDEAINSIREKGEAIIRQINTETAQLVIR, translated from the coding sequence ATGAGAGTATTTAAATTTGGAGGAGCATCAGTTAAAGATGCAGATGCTGTAAAAAATGTAGCAAGAGTTTTACAACATGAAGGTACAAAAAATACATTGGTAGTAATATCAGCAATGGGCAAAATGACTAATGCTTTTGAAGCCCTAATTAATGCTTACTATTATAAACAAGATGATTTAAATGAAGCTTTTACTTTTGTAAGAGACTTTCATTATAATATGTTGCAAGGATTGTTTACTAATAAACAAGCAAGTGTCTATAGTAAAGTAATCAATTTGTTTGGTGAATTGAGCGGTTTCATGGCACAAAATAACTCAGTAAACTATAATTATGTTTACGATCAAATGGTTGGCTATGGTGAATTATTATCAACAACTATTGTAAGCGAATATTTAAAAAGCATAGGGGTTCTTAATAAATGGATTGATGTTAGAAGCCTTATTAAAACAGATTCTAATTATAGAGATGCTAAAGTTAATTGGGAAAATACAGAAGACATAATTCAAAAAAATATAGACACTAATACATTAAATATTACTCAAGGTTTTTTAGGAGGTTGTAATAATGAAACTACAACTTTAGGAAGAGAAGGATCAGATTATACTGCGGGTATTTTTGCGTATTGCTTAAACGCTAAAAGTGTAACTATATGGAAGGATGTAGATGGGGTTTTGAATGCTGATCCAAGAGTATTTAATGAAACAAGGTTGTTGGAAGAGATATCTTATACCGAAGCTATAGAAATGGCTTTTTATGGGGCATCAGTTATTCATCCTAAAACGATTCAACCTTTAGAGAAAAAAAATATTCCTCTTTATGTACGGTCTTTTGACGATTTAAATAAAAAAGGAACCAAAGTAAGTAAAGGAGTTTTACTAAACCCTTTAACTTCTTGCTTTATAGTTAAAAAGGATCAAATTCTGATTTCAGTTTCTGCTAAAGATTTTTCTTTTATGGTAGAAGAAAATATTAGCTATATTTTTAAAAAATTACATGAACATAAACTGAAAGTAAACTTAATTCAGAATTCAGCTCTAAGCTTTTCTGTATGTGTAGATGATAAATATAATAACTTTGAGAAGTTCTACAACGAGCTTCAAGAAATGTATTTAATAAAACCATATAAGAATGTAACATTATATACGATTAGGCATTTTAATGATGAAGCAATCAATTCTATTAGAGAAAAAGGAGAAGCAATAATTCGTCAAATAAATACAGAAACTGCTCAGTTGGTTATAAGATAG
- a CDS encoding GNAT family N-acetyltransferase yields MSFIIRKGEAKDVKAILELIIELAVFEKLPNEVEVTEEELLNDGFSSNPKFKTFVAEEKDGSIIGMALFYERYSTWKGKTIHLEDLMVTQRKRGVGAGKALYTEVLRFAHDFGYKRVAWEVLDWNKNAINFYESTGAKILDGWQVVQMKENKLREFIYNSNESI; encoded by the coding sequence ATGAGTTTTATTATTAGAAAAGGAGAAGCAAAAGATGTTAAGGCAATTCTTGAGTTGATTATTGAATTAGCTGTTTTTGAGAAATTACCAAATGAAGTTGAGGTAACTGAAGAAGAGTTATTAAATGATGGTTTTTCAAGTAATCCTAAGTTTAAAACATTTGTGGCTGAAGAAAAAGATGGTAGTATTATAGGAATGGCACTTTTTTATGAACGCTATTCAACATGGAAAGGGAAAACAATACATTTAGAAGATTTAATGGTAACTCAAAGAAAAAGAGGAGTTGGTGCAGGAAAAGCTTTGTATACTGAAGTTTTAAGATTTGCACATGATTTTGGATATAAAAGAGTTGCATGGGAAGTGTTAGACTGGAATAAGAATGCAATTAACTTTTACGAAAGCACTGGGGCCAAAATATTAGATGGTTGGCAAGTTGTACAGATGAAAGAAAACAAATTAAGAGAGTTTATATATAATAGTAATGAGAGTATTTAA
- the fbp gene encoding class 1 fructose-bisphosphatase, with protein sequence MNNNHMTLGEFIISNQNHFKYSSGELSRLINSIRLAAKVVNHEIRKAGLVDITGASGDINVQGETQQKLDVLANDLFKQTLINREIVCGIASEEEDDFVVVEGNNKENNNKYVLLMDPLDGSSNIDVNVSVGTIFSIYRRVSPDGTPVTKEDFLQKGSEQVAAGYVAYGTSTMLVFTTGNGVNGFTLNPAIGTFYLSHPNMQYSEMGRIYSVSEGYFTHFQEGMKRFLIYCKELNKEDNRPYTARYIGSLVSDFHRNMIKGGIYIYPATAIDPNGKLRLLYECNPMAFICEQAGGKASDGFTRILDINPSELHQRVPFYCGSKKMVEKAEEFMTEFSKNDKPTY encoded by the coding sequence ATGAATAACAATCACATGACTCTCGGTGAGTTTATTATCAGTAACCAAAATCACTTTAAATATTCATCAGGAGAATTGTCTCGTTTAATTAATTCTATTCGCTTAGCTGCCAAAGTAGTTAATCATGAAATTAGAAAAGCTGGTTTAGTTGATATAACTGGTGCATCTGGTGATATAAATGTTCAAGGTGAAACTCAACAAAAATTAGATGTTTTAGCGAATGATTTATTTAAACAAACATTAATAAATCGTGAGATAGTTTGTGGAATAGCAAGTGAAGAAGAAGATGATTTTGTTGTTGTTGAAGGAAATAATAAAGAAAACAACAATAAGTATGTGTTATTAATGGATCCTTTAGATGGTTCATCAAACATTGATGTAAATGTTTCAGTTGGAACCATTTTTTCTATTTACAGAAGAGTTTCTCCAGATGGAACTCCTGTTACTAAAGAAGATTTTTTACAAAAAGGAAGCGAACAAGTTGCTGCTGGTTATGTAGCTTATGGTACTTCTACAATGTTAGTTTTCACAACAGGTAATGGCGTTAATGGATTTACATTAAACCCAGCAATCGGTACATTTTATTTATCTCATCCAAATATGCAATATTCTGAAATGGGAAGAATTTACTCAGTTAGCGAAGGGTATTTCACTCATTTTCAAGAAGGGATGAAACGTTTTTTAATTTACTGTAAAGAATTAAACAAAGAAGATAACAGACCTTATACAGCTCGCTACATTGGATCATTAGTTTCTGACTTTCATAGAAACATGATTAAAGGTGGTATTTATATTTATCCAGCTACTGCTATTGATCCAAATGGAAAACTACGTTTATTGTACGAATGTAATCCTATGGCTTTTATTTGTGAACAAGCAGGCGGTAAAGCTTCAGATGGATTTACAAGAATTTTAGACATTAATCCTTCAGAATTACACCAACGTGTTCCTTTTTACTGTGGTAGCAAAAAAATGGTAGAAAAAGCGGAAGAATTCATGACTGAGTTTTCTAAAAATGACAAACCAACTTATTAA
- a CDS encoding superoxide dismutase, translating into MAFELPELGYAYDALEPNIDARTMEIHHSKHHNGYTTKLNAAIAGTDLEGKSIKDILVNLDMNNMGVRNNGGGFYNHSLFWTVMNPEDRGYLSGELKDAIEAEFGSKEAFIDAFSKAAATQFGSGWAWLCVHKGGKIEVCSTPNQDNPLMPGVTCGGTPILGLDVWEHAYYLNYQNRRPDYIDAFFKVINWNEVERRYAEAK; encoded by the coding sequence ATGGCTTTTGAATTACCAGAATTAGGATATGCTTACGATGCTTTAGAACCAAATATAGATGCTAGAACTATGGAAATACACCATAGCAAACATCATAATGGATATACTACTAAATTAAATGCAGCTATTGCAGGAACTGATTTAGAAGGAAAATCTATTAAAGATATTTTAGTAAATTTAGACATGAATAACATGGGAGTTCGTAATAACGGAGGTGGATTTTACAACCACTCATTATTCTGGACAGTAATGAACCCTGAAGATCGTGGGTATTTATCAGGAGAATTAAAAGATGCTATTGAAGCTGAATTTGGTTCAAAAGAAGCTTTTATTGATGCTTTTTCTAAAGCTGCTGCTACTCAATTTGGATCTGGATGGGCATGGTTATGTGTACATAAAGGTGGTAAAATTGAAGTATGCTCTACTCCAAACCAAGACAACCCATTAATGCCAGGTGTTACTTGTGGAGGAACTCCTATTTTAGGATTAGATGTATGGGAACACGCATACTACTTAAACTACCAAAACCGTCGTCCTGATTATATCGATGCTTTCTTTAAAGTAATCAACTGGAATGAAGTTGAAAGAAGATATGCTGAAGCTAAATAG
- a CDS encoding cupin-like domain-containing protein, translating into MGLQLQQIDRVETITKEDFIKNYFKPQKPVVIERFIEDWPAYSKWSLEYMKEIAGDKTVPLYDDRPVNYKDGFNEPHATMKMREYVDLLKKEPTKFRIFLWNVLKEVPQLQKDFRFPDFGLKLMKGLPMLFFGGRDSYTFMHYDIDLANIFHFHFEGKKKCILFDQKQNKYLYKIPNSLITREDIDFNDPDFEKWPALKKAKGHVAELEHGNVLYMPEGYWHYMRYITPGFSMSLRAIARNPKNLGKAVYNVFIMRTVDNIMRRLRGQKWIDWKNERAIVKTNNVR; encoded by the coding sequence ATGGGATTACAGTTGCAGCAAATAGATAGAGTTGAGACTATAACAAAAGAAGACTTTATTAAAAATTATTTTAAACCACAAAAACCTGTGGTAATTGAACGTTTTATTGAAGATTGGCCAGCATATTCTAAGTGGTCGTTAGAGTATATGAAAGAAATAGCTGGTGATAAAACAGTACCTTTATATGATGATAGGCCTGTAAATTATAAAGATGGGTTTAACGAGCCTCATGCTACAATGAAGATGAGGGAGTATGTTGATTTGTTAAAAAAAGAGCCTACTAAGTTTAGGATATTTCTATGGAATGTTTTAAAAGAAGTACCTCAATTACAAAAAGATTTTAGATTTCCTGATTTTGGTCTTAAGTTAATGAAGGGATTGCCAATGCTTTTTTTTGGAGGAAGAGATTCTTATACTTTTATGCATTACGATATTGATTTAGCTAATATTTTTCATTTTCATTTTGAAGGTAAAAAGAAATGTATTTTGTTTGATCAAAAGCAAAATAAGTATTTATATAAAATACCGAACTCTTTAATTACAAGAGAAGATATAGATTTTAATGATCCAGATTTTGAAAAATGGCCTGCTTTAAAGAAAGCTAAAGGGCATGTGGCTGAACTTGAGCACGGTAATGTTTTATATATGCCTGAAGGCTATTGGCATTATATGCGATATATAACACCTGGATTCTCCATGAGTTTAAGAGCGATAGCTCGTAATCCTAAAAATTTAGGAAAAGCTGTGTATAATGTATTTATAATGCGTACAGTAGATAATATAATGAGGAGGTTACGTGGTCAAAAATGGATTGATTGGAAAAACGAAAGAGCAATTGTAAAAACCAACAACGTACGTTAA
- the bioB gene encoding biotin synthase BioB: MSEVRHNWTKEEILAIYNKPLMELLYEAATIHRVHHDPNVVQVSTLLSIKTGGCSEDCGYCPQAARYHTNVDGNDLMTVNQVKAQALRAKSGGSSRVCMGAAWRNVKDGPEFDQVLEMVRTINKLDMEVCCTLGMVTENQAKRLAEAGLYAYNHNLDSSEEYYKEVISTRGYEDRLETIDNVRKTNVTVCSGGIIGMGESVEDRAGMLVALSTLDPQPESTPINALVAVEGTPLEDEKPVEIWEMIRMVAATRIVLPETQVRLSAGRTQMSREGQAMCFFAGANSIFAGDKLLTTPNPDVSEDMKMFEMLGLNPQKPFTKKVQPQTVEADNSEYKGLGEKPKWTRPEHKIERNESKKKEALELRKQ; the protein is encoded by the coding sequence ATGAGCGAAGTAAGACATAATTGGACGAAAGAAGAAATCTTAGCTATATATAATAAACCATTAATGGAGCTGTTGTATGAAGCAGCAACTATTCATAGAGTACATCATGATCCAAATGTAGTACAAGTATCTACATTACTATCAATAAAAACAGGAGGGTGTTCAGAAGATTGTGGGTATTGCCCTCAAGCTGCTAGGTACCATACAAATGTTGATGGAAATGATTTAATGACAGTAAATCAAGTAAAGGCGCAAGCACTTAGAGCAAAATCTGGAGGTAGTTCAAGAGTTTGTATGGGAGCTGCATGGAGAAATGTAAAAGATGGCCCTGAGTTTGATCAAGTATTAGAGATGGTTCGTACAATTAATAAGTTAGATATGGAAGTTTGCTGTACTTTAGGTATGGTAACTGAAAATCAGGCGAAAAGATTGGCTGAAGCGGGGTTATATGCTTATAATCATAATTTAGATTCTTCAGAAGAATATTATAAAGAGGTAATTTCAACACGTGGTTATGAAGATCGTTTAGAAACGATAGATAACGTTCGTAAAACAAATGTAACAGTTTGTTCAGGAGGAATTATTGGTATGGGAGAATCTGTTGAAGATAGAGCTGGTATGTTAGTAGCACTATCTACATTAGATCCTCAGCCAGAATCAACACCAATTAATGCTTTGGTAGCTGTAGAAGGTACACCATTAGAAGATGAAAAACCAGTTGAAATATGGGAGATGATTCGTATGGTTGCAGCAACTCGTATTGTATTACCAGAAACCCAAGTGCGTTTAAGTGCTGGTAGAACTCAAATGAGTAGAGAAGGTCAGGCAATGTGCTTTTTTGCAGGAGCAAATTCAATTTTTGCAGGAGATAAGTTGTTAACGACTCCTAACCCTGATGTAAGTGAAGACATGAAAATGTTTGAAATGTTAGGTTTAAATCCTCAAAAACCATTTACTAAAAAAGTACAGCCTCAAACGGTAGAAGCTGATAATTCTGAATATAAAGGATTAGGAGAGAAGCCAAAATGGACAAGACCAGAGCATAAAATTGAGAGAAACGAGTCAAAAAAGAAAGAGGCTTTAGAGTTACGTAAGCAGTAA
- a CDS encoding beta-ketoacyl synthase N-terminal-like domain-containing protein — protein sequence MRNSISITSIASVSALGSLLEDIWTNYKNDKHHLSIKEFDNFNAWVAKLQEKDKLQIEKLRKSDAKYKDLDESVLYALYVSRKAIKEAGWSANDDFGINIGSSRGATILFEKYHKEFLQTGKSSTLSSPTTTLGNISSWIAHDLQTSGPEISHSITCSTGLHSLLNGVAWIQSGMASKFLIGASEASLTDFTIAQMQALKVYAKNEDEYPCKTLDLEKNNNTMVIGEGASVICLEEGIKENAIAYVEGVGYATEILKHNISISSDAQCFQKSMKMALGDVSPKDIDAIVMHAPGTIKGDLSELKAIEKIFGEHKPFLTSNKWKLGHTFATSGLLSLELGILMLQHQEGISVPFIEKQKCPAKINKILVNSVGFGGNAVSILITK from the coding sequence TTGAGAAATAGTATATCAATTACCTCTATAGCATCGGTATCGGCATTAGGAAGTTTGTTAGAGGATATTTGGACTAATTATAAAAATGATAAGCATCATTTAAGTATTAAAGAGTTTGATAACTTTAATGCATGGGTAGCTAAACTTCAAGAGAAAGATAAGCTGCAAATAGAAAAGTTAAGAAAATCAGATGCTAAATACAAAGATTTAGACGAATCTGTTTTGTATGCTTTATATGTTTCTAGAAAAGCTATAAAAGAAGCAGGATGGAGTGCTAATGATGATTTTGGAATAAATATTGGCTCTTCTAGAGGAGCGACTATTTTATTTGAAAAGTACCATAAAGAATTTCTACAAACGGGTAAGTCTTCTACTTTGAGTTCGCCAACAACAACACTAGGTAATATATCATCTTGGATAGCCCATGATTTACAAACAAGCGGACCAGAAATTTCACATTCAATAACTTGTTCAACAGGCTTACATTCATTATTAAATGGGGTGGCTTGGATACAATCTGGAATGGCAAGTAAATTTTTAATTGGGGCAAGTGAGGCTTCGTTAACTGATTTTACTATTGCTCAAATGCAAGCACTTAAAGTGTATGCTAAAAATGAGGATGAGTATCCATGTAAAACATTAGATTTAGAAAAAAATAACAACACCATGGTTATTGGTGAAGGTGCTTCAGTAATATGCTTGGAGGAAGGAATTAAAGAGAATGCAATTGCATATGTTGAGGGTGTTGGATATGCAACTGAAATATTAAAACATAATATTTCAATATCTTCAGACGCTCAATGTTTTCAGAAATCTATGAAAATGGCATTAGGAGATGTTTCACCAAAAGATATTGACGCAATAGTAATGCATGCGCCAGGTACTATAAAAGGAGATTTATCAGAGCTAAAAGCAATTGAAAAAATATTTGGAGAACATAAGCCTTTTTTAACTTCTAACAAATGGAAATTAGGACATACGTTTGCAACTTCTGGATTGTTAAGCTTAGAATTAGGTATTTTAATGCTGCAACATCAAGAAGGTATTTCTGTTCCTTTTATTGAGAAACAAAAGTGTCCTGCAAAAATTAATAAAATACTAGTTAATTCTGTAGGATTTGGAGGAAATGCCGTTTCTATATTAATAACAAAATAA
- a CDS encoding cytochrome c oxidase assembly factor Coa1 family protein produces MAHQEQKSWFSRNWLWFIPVSGCLGIILLFIVGIGAAFFGVSNLLNNVAPIEYGIEKATENKKVINLLGEPIEKTGIPNGNISLTNDDGTVDFSVPIKGSKEEGFLIIKGIKTNGEWTYEELYVRIKSTQEKINLLEKALEGI; encoded by the coding sequence ATGGCACATCAAGAACAGAAAAGTTGGTTTAGTAGAAACTGGTTATGGTTTATACCTGTGAGCGGTTGTTTAGGCATCATTTTATTATTCATAGTTGGTATTGGCGCTGCTTTTTTTGGGGTATCTAATCTACTTAATAACGTTGCTCCTATAGAATATGGAATTGAAAAAGCTACAGAAAATAAAAAAGTGATTAACTTATTAGGTGAACCCATTGAAAAAACAGGGATTCCTAACGGAAATATTTCTTTAACTAATGATGATGGTACCGTTGACTTTTCTGTTCCAATAAAAGGATCAAAAGAGGAAGGCTTTTTAATTATAAAAGGTATTAAAACAAATGGTGAATGGACTTATGAAGAATTATACGTTCGTATAAAAAGCACACAAGAAAAGATTAACTTATTAGAAAAAGCTTTAGAGGGTATCTAA
- the bioA gene encoding adenosylmethionine--8-amino-7-oxononanoate transaminase has protein sequence MSLTERDKKYIWHPLKQHQTHPDSLGIVKAKGCILTDENGNEYIDAISSWYTCMFGHCNDYIINKVHHQMQQLDQIMFSDFTHPPAVELSEKLINILPENQAKIFFNDNGSTSVEAAIKMVLQYYFNRGDKRTVFVAFENGFHGDTFGAMSTSGLSVYNGPFEEFLMDVKRIPTPNGVNHTDILQQLEKITAENKVAAFIYEPLVQGAAGMKIHSIEGLNEILSFCKSKSIITIADEVMTGFGKTGRNFASDYMVTKPDIICLSKALTGGMVPMGITSCTQDIYEAFLSSDISKGFFHCHTYAANPIACAASIASIELLESKEIQQNIKKISDAHELFSERIKKHSKVNSTRQIGVILAIDIDTNMERYGALRDILLKSFMKEGVFLRPLGNTIYIQVPYVIDMILLEKVYNTIEKVLDTL, from the coding sequence ATGAGCTTAACAGAAAGAGATAAAAAATATATTTGGCATCCCTTAAAACAGCATCAAACTCATCCAGATAGTTTAGGTATTGTAAAAGCCAAAGGATGTATATTAACTGATGAAAATGGAAATGAATATATTGATGCTATTTCATCATGGTATACTTGTATGTTTGGTCATTGTAATGATTATATTATAAACAAAGTGCATCATCAAATGCAGCAGTTAGATCAAATAATGTTTAGTGATTTTACACATCCTCCTGCTGTTGAGTTATCAGAGAAGTTGATAAACATTTTACCTGAAAATCAAGCAAAGATTTTTTTTAATGATAATGGGTCAACCAGTGTTGAAGCTGCAATAAAAATGGTTTTACAATACTATTTTAATAGGGGAGATAAACGAACTGTATTTGTTGCTTTTGAAAACGGTTTTCATGGAGATACTTTCGGAGCTATGTCAACATCAGGACTTTCGGTTTACAATGGACCTTTTGAAGAGTTTTTAATGGATGTAAAACGTATTCCTACTCCAAATGGAGTTAATCATACTGACATTTTACAGCAATTAGAAAAAATTACTGCAGAAAATAAAGTAGCAGCATTTATATATGAGCCTTTAGTTCAAGGAGCAGCAGGAATGAAAATCCATAGTATTGAAGGGTTGAATGAAATTTTAAGTTTTTGTAAATCAAAATCAATTATCACTATTGCAGATGAGGTAATGACAGGGTTTGGAAAAACAGGAAGAAATTTTGCTTCAGACTATATGGTTACAAAACCAGATATTATATGCTTAAGTAAGGCGTTGACAGGAGGAATGGTTCCAATGGGGATTACTTCATGCACACAAGACATTTATGAAGCTTTTTTAAGTAGTGATATTTCTAAAGGTTTTTTTCATTGTCATACTTATGCCGCTAATCCAATAGCATGTGCAGCTTCCATTGCTAGTATTGAGTTGTTAGAGTCGAAGGAAATTCAGCAAAACATTAAAAAAATTAGTGATGCACACGAATTATTTAGTGAAAGAATAAAAAAACATTCTAAAGTAAATTCAACACGACAAATAGGCGTTATTTTAGCTATAGATATTGATACAAATATGGAGCGTTATGGAGCTTTAAGAGATATTTTATTAAAATCGTTTATGAAAGAAGGAGTATTTTTAAGACCACTTGGAAATACAATTTATATTCAAGTTCCTTATGTTATTGATATGATATTACTTGAAAAGGTATATAATACAATAGAAAAAGTTTTAGATACCCTCTAA
- the bioD gene encoding dethiobiotin synthase, which translates to MQHKYFVTGISTEVGKTVISAIITEALEADYWKPVQAGELDNSDTLKVEKLISNKISKFHPNSYALHTPMSPHAAAEIDGVAIDVNEIKEPITKNNLVIEGAGGVLVPLNDSETILDIIKPTYKVVVVSRHYLGSINHTLLTVGLLKDKGFDVSIVFSGSEHKTTESIIKKMTGVPIIGRVDEEPYFDENVIKEYAAKFKNKL; encoded by the coding sequence ATGCAACATAAATATTTTGTCACAGGTATTTCAACAGAAGTAGGTAAAACGGTTATTTCTGCAATTATTACAGAAGCGCTCGAAGCCGATTACTGGAAACCTGTTCAAGCAGGAGAATTAGATAATTCTGATACTTTAAAGGTAGAAAAACTGATATCTAATAAAATTTCTAAGTTTCATCCAAATTCATACGCTTTACATACGCCTATGAGCCCGCATGCAGCAGCTGAAATTGATGGTGTTGCTATTGATGTTAATGAAATTAAAGAACCAATAACAAAAAATAATTTAGTAATAGAAGGTGCAGGCGGTGTTTTAGTCCCTTTAAATGATTCAGAAACAATTTTAGATATCATAAAACCAACTTATAAAGTAGTTGTTGTTTCTCGACACTATTTAGGAAGTATTAATCATACCTTATTAACGGTTGGTTTGTTAAAAGATAAAGGGTTTGATGTGTCAATTGTTTTTTCAGGTTCTGAGCATAAAACTACGGAGAGTATTATTAAAAAAATGACGGGAGTACCTATAATAGGAAGAGTTGATGAAGAGCCATATTTTGATGAAAATGTAATTAAAGAATACGCTGCAAAATTTAAAAATAAATTATGA
- a CDS encoding DUF2007 domain-containing protein — protein sequence MRDDYTILTVFEYSTEAQLIKSKLDSEGIRTMLMDEKTVDSDPLISQAIGGVKLLVHNEDLERGLSIYNEIRDYEKDKDGKEIHCTKCNSSRILVAPAQRKSIFYMLFPFFEKRKLICNECKTIF from the coding sequence ATGAGAGATGATTATACAATTTTAACTGTATTTGAATATTCAACAGAAGCACAACTTATAAAATCTAAATTAGATTCAGAAGGTATTAGAACTATGTTAATGGATGAAAAAACTGTTGATTCTGATCCTTTAATAAGTCAGGCAATAGGAGGTGTAAAATTATTAGTACACAATGAAGATTTAGAAAGAGGGTTGAGTATTTATAATGAAATTAGAGATTATGAAAAAGATAAAGATGGAAAAGAAATTCATTGTACTAAATGTAATTCTTCTAGAATTTTAGTAGCACCAGCTCAAAGAAAAAGTATATTTTATATGTTGTTTCCTTTTTTTGAAAAGAGAAAATTAATATGTAATGAATGTAAAACAATTTTTTAA
- a CDS encoding pyridoxal phosphate-dependent aminotransferase family protein, with protein sequence MNFPEKLQKKLQKRIHNNSLRSLGENRNLIDFSSNDYLGFSKSEEIFKKAHQFLVTNKSIQNGATGSRLLSGNYDLYSLVEKELSVFHNIEGALLFNSGYNANLGVFSSIPQRGDYILYDELIHASIRDGIQLSNAKQYKFSHNDIKHLEDRIISIKKEFKNNDSAIYVVTESVFSMDGDIPDLKKMVEICESHQVFFIVDEAHSVGVFGMNGRGLIQELGLENKIFARIITFGKALGSHGAVVLGSQKLKEYLVNFSRSFIYTTGLPPHAIATIKQVYQLLESINGVKSIQQLHENIHYFQTEIERLQLNFIKSKSAIHCCVVSGNEQTKQISKRMQDNGFDVKPILSPTVAEGQERLRFCLHSYNTKKEITQVLENLSTFVM encoded by the coding sequence ATGAATTTTCCAGAAAAACTTCAGAAAAAACTTCAGAAAAGAATACATAATAATTCTTTGAGGTCTCTTGGTGAAAATAGAAATTTAATTGATTTTTCATCTAATGATTATTTAGGGTTTTCAAAGTCTGAAGAGATATTTAAAAAAGCACATCAGTTTTTGGTAACTAATAAAAGTATTCAAAATGGAGCAACAGGTTCCCGTTTGTTATCAGGTAATTATGATTTGTACTCGTTAGTTGAAAAAGAACTGTCTGTTTTTCATAATATAGAAGGAGCATTGTTGTTTAATTCAGGCTATAATGCAAATCTTGGTGTTTTCTCTTCAATTCCTCAGCGTGGTGACTATATATTATATGATGAATTAATTCATGCCTCAATTAGAGATGGAATTCAATTATCTAATGCTAAACAATATAAGTTTAGCCATAATGATATAAAGCATTTAGAAGATCGAATTATATCAATAAAAAAAGAATTTAAAAATAATGATTCAGCTATATATGTTGTAACAGAATCTGTTTTTTCAATGGATGGTGATATTCCTGATTTAAAAAAAATGGTTGAAATATGTGAGAGTCATCAGGTGTTTTTTATTGTTGACGAAGCACATTCTGTTGGAGTTTTTGGAATGAATGGGCGTGGCTTGATACAAGAATTAGGTTTAGAAAATAAAATTTTTGCAAGAATAATAACTTTTGGAAAAGCGCTTGGGAGCCATGGAGCTGTAGTTTTAGGAAGTCAAAAACTGAAAGAATACTTAGTGAATTTTTCAAGAAGTTTTATTTACACCACAGGATTACCACCTCATGCTATTGCAACTATAAAACAAGTATATCAATTACTTGAAAGTATTAATGGGGTTAAAAGCATACAACAACTTCATGAAAATATACATTACTTTCAAACAGAAATAGAAAGATTACAGCTTAATTTTATAAAAAGTAAGTCAGCAATACACTGTTGTGTTGTTTCTGGAAACGAGCAAACAAAGCAGATATCTAAAAGAATGCAGGATAATGGCTTTGATGTTAAACCTATTTTATCTCCTACTGTAGCTGAAGGGCAAGAAAGACTTCGTTTTTGTTTACATAGTTACAACACTAAAAAAGAAATAACACAAGTTTTAGAGAACCTTAGTACCTTTGTAATGTAA